In Persicobacter psychrovividus, the genomic window GGTTCTTAAATTTATTTTGCATGGAAGCGACCCTGTTTTTCAGATCTTCACTCAACAATACTTCCTTCCGCAGATCATGGGCATCCTCGTGAATCATCTTGCTATTGGCCAAGGCATTGAGCTCCAACTTGGAATTTCGGAGCCCCATGGGACTACAAGATTTCACTCCTTCTATCAGTTGATCCGCATACTCCTCTAATGCTTGTTGATCAGCAAAAACCGCGGTAAAAAGTCCCAGTTGTTCCAAAACCGACTCCCCATAAATTGGCTGCCCCGTCAGAAGGAGCTGCTTCGTTTTCATAAGGCCAATGGTATGAATAAACTGACCATAAATCCGTTCATTCAAAGGAAGTCCCATTTTATTCAGTGGCATTCCCACCTTAATGTGGGAACGCGCCAAATTAAAATCAGCACAAATGGCGAGGCAAAGGCCACCCGCATACACATCACCTGTAATCAGATTCATGATCGGGATTGGGCATGACATCAGCGCATCAAAAAGTGCTAACATCGGGTTGTTGTCCAAAAAAGATTCAAGCTGATCAAATACTGACAGGTCATGACCCGCACACCATACTTTGGCATTTTCATGGGCGCGAATAACCAAAATGCGATCCTGCTGATAATCGATCTGCTGACATAATTCAATCAATGATTCACTCATCTCCTGACTGAATGCATTCCGTTTATGATCACGGTTTAAAGTCACATCAATGACCCCATTGGAGCGTTG contains:
- a CDS encoding enoyl-CoA hydratase/isomerase family protein encodes the protein MEEEQLKIQRSNGVIDVTLNRDHKRNAFSQEMSESLIELCQQIDYQQDRILVIRAHENAKVWCAGHDLSVFDQLESFLDNNPMLALFDALMSCPIPIMNLITGDVYAGGLCLAICADFNLARSHIKVGMPLNKMGLPLNERIYGQFIHTIGLMKTKQLLLTGQPIYGESVLEQLGLFTAVFADQQALEEYADQLIEGVKSCSPMGLRNSKLELNALANSKMIHEDAHDLRKEVLLSEDLKNRVASMQNKFKNHH